In Aliiroseovarius sp. F47248L, the sequence TCGGTCGTCGTTTTGGTGATTTTGATGCGCTCGAAATCCACTTGGAACGCCTCGGCCACCACTTGGGCAACCTTGGTGTTCAGACCTTGACCCATTTCGGTGCCGCCATGGTTCAAGTGGATCGACCCGTCATTATAGACATGGACCAGCGCACCCGCCTGATTATACCAGGTCGCAGTGAACGAGATGCCGAACTTGACCGGCGTCAGCGCGATGCCTTTTTTCAGAATGCGTGATGTGGCATTAAAATCAATGATCGCTTTGCGACGTGCGCGATAATCGGCGCTTTCCTCAAGCTCGCTCACCAGACGGTCCAGGATATTATCCTCAACCTCTTGATGATAGGGCGTCAGATCACGCCCCTTACCGCCATAGAAGTTCGCCTTGCGCACATCCAGCGGGTCTTGGCCAGTGGCATAGGCGATCTCTTCCATGATGCGCTCGGCGACGATCACGCCTTGCGGTCCACCGAAACCACGAAACGCTGTATTCGAAACGGTGTTGGTCTTCATCGGATGGCTAACCAACCGCACATTCGGATAAAAGTATGCATTGTCTGCGTGAAACAAAGCGCGGTCGGTGACGGGGCCGGACAGGTCAGACGAAAACCCGCAGCGGGCGGCAAAGACACCATCCACAGCTTCAATCCGGCCTGCGTCATCAAAACCCACGTCATAATCGATCACGAAATCATGCCGCTTGCCGGTCGCGGTCATATCCTGATCGCGGTCGGGGCGGATTTTCACCGCACGGCCCCATTTTTTGGCGGCCATTGCGGCGACCACACAGAACAGGTTCATCTGGCTTTCCTTGCCACCAAACCCGCCGCCCATACGGCGCACGTTCACCGTGACGGCGTTCGAGGGCACGCCCAACACATGGGCCACCATATGCTGCGCCTCGCTTGGGTGCTGGGTTGAACAATGGAGGATCACATCGTCATCCTCACCGGGAATGGCGAAGGCGATATGGCCTTCCAGATACATGTGATCCTGCCCGCCGACGCTCATCCGTCCCTTGATGCGGTTGGTCGCCTTGGCAATAGCCGGAGCCACCTCGCCACGCTCCAACTTCAAGGGCGCAGTGACATGGGGATAGCCCGCATCCTGTGCAGCAATCGGGTCCAGCGCGTGGGGCAGCTCTTCACAATCAACTTTGGCGAGTTCAGCAGCCCGACGCGCAGCATCGCGAGTTTCGGCGATGACCGCAAACAGGGGCTGGCCGTGAAACTGGATCTTGTCGGTGGGAAACACCGGCTCGTCATTCAGGCCCGTTGGGCTGATATCGTTGTGGCCGGGGATATCGGCAGCAGTCAGAACGCCCACCACACCGGGGGCAGCGCGCACGGCACTCAGGTCCAAGCTGCGGATATTGGCATGGGCCACGTCCGACACGCCCAGATAAGCGTGAAGCGTGCCGACGGGTTCGACGATATCGTCGGTATAG encodes:
- the xdhB gene encoding xanthine dehydrogenase molybdopterin binding subunit; this translates as MKDNVSIRGAAHTDRIHDSATKHVTGAADYTDDIVEPVGTLHAYLGVSDVAHANIRSLDLSAVRAAPGVVGVLTAADIPGHNDISPTGLNDEPVFPTDKIQFHGQPLFAVIAETRDAARRAAELAKVDCEELPHALDPIAAQDAGYPHVTAPLKLERGEVAPAIAKATNRIKGRMSVGGQDHMYLEGHIAFAIPGEDDDVILHCSTQHPSEAQHMVAHVLGVPSNAVTVNVRRMGGGFGGKESQMNLFCVVAAMAAKKWGRAVKIRPDRDQDMTATGKRHDFVIDYDVGFDDAGRIEAVDGVFAARCGFSSDLSGPVTDRALFHADNAYFYPNVRLVSHPMKTNTVSNTAFRGFGGPQGVIVAERIMEEIAYATGQDPLDVRKANFYGGKGRDLTPYHQEVEDNILDRLVSELEESADYRARRKAIIDFNATSRILKKGIALTPVKFGISFTATWYNQAGALVHVYNDGSIHLNHGGTEMGQGLNTKVAQVVAEAFQVDFERIKITKTTTEKVPNTSATAASSGTDLNGMAALNAVEQIKARLVEFAASKWDVAPDAVVFEPNQVRIGDEVLSFDAFIKQAYLARVQLSAAGFYKTPKIHWDRAAGKGRPFYYYAYGAACSEVTIDTLTGEYRVEQTDILHDVGRSLNPVLDKGQVEGAFIQGMGWLTTEELWWDDSGRLRTHAPSTYKIPLASDRPRKFNVKLVDWSDNRELTIKRSKAVGEPPFMLGISVFEALSMAVASVADYRICPRLDAPATPERVLIAVERLKAAG